GACGACGTGATCGGGGGTGGGTGCGGGCTCTTCACCGGCTTCGCGGCGGTGGATCGCGCCGATCTGCGCATGGGGGATGTGGTGGTGGTGCAGGGGGCCGGTCCGGTGGGACTGGCCGCCGCCGCCTTCGCCGGTCTGTCGGGCGCGGCCGAGGTCGTGCTCATCGGCGATCCGGATGCCCGCCTGGCGCTCGGGGCACGCATGGGAGCGGGAGTGGGGCTCTCGCTGTCGGGCACCACGCCGGAGGAGCGCCTCGACGCGGTCATGGCGTGCACCGGAGGGCGCGGGGCCGACCTGGTCATCGAGGCGAGCGGCAACCCGGCCGCCATCCCCGAGGGATTCGCGCTCGTCCGCGACGGGGGCCGCTATGTCGTGGCAGGACACTACACCGACGCCGGGCCCGTAGAGATCAATCCGCACACCGACATCAACCGCGGGCACGTGGACGTGCGGGGCCAGTGGGGGACCGACTTCCATCATCTGGTACGCGCCCTCCGGCTGCTTTCCCGGCACCGCGAACGCCTGCCATTCGCCGAGGTGATCGGGGCGCGCTATCCGCTCGAAAGCACGCAGCAGGCGCTCGAGGATGTGGCCGCGCTGCGGGTCACGAAGGCGCTTGTGGTGCCCTGACGGCCTCGGACGTCAGAGGGACCGCGCGGAGTCGTCGGCGGGCTGTGCGGCCGGCTCCAGGTCGATGAAGATGCAGCGCGCCAGGTCGAAGCCGATCGCCTGGCTGTCGCCGTCGGGTCCGCCCAGGCGCACCGTCACGGGTCCGTTGAACGGAGCCCTCTCCTCCACCGCCAGGATCACCCCCGGCAGGAGCCCCCTGGCCTCCAGATAGCGCAGTCTCTCCGGCTCGTCGTCGCGCACCGCGCGGATCCGGATCGGGCCGGTGGCGTCGGAATCCGCCAGCGTCGGATAGCTGGTCGAATCGATCTCGCCTCCCGGCGTCGGAATGGGCGCGCCGTGGGGATCGTGGCGCGGGTTCTTGAGCGCGTCGGCCATGCGCTCGATGAGCTGATCGGAGGCGGCGTGCTCGAGCCGCTCGGCTTCGTCGTGCACATCCTCCCAGGAATAGCCGAGGCGCACGCTGAGGTAGGTCTCGATGATGCGATGGCGACGAACGATGCGGAGCGCTTCCCGGCGGCCGCTGGGCGTGAGGCCGACGCCGCGGTAGGGCTCGTGCTCCACGACGCCCAGGTCGGCCAGGCGCTTCACCATTCCGCTCACCGACGCGGGCTGTACGCCCAGGGTGCTGGCGATATCGCTGGTGGTGGCGGTATCGTCGTGCTCCGTGAGGGCGAAGATCGCCTTCAGGTAATCCTCGATCGAAGGCGAGAATCGGGACGTTTGAGCCATCGCGGGTTGTTGTTGCGTGGGCGGGGCTACAATCTAACCTGTCCTTTCCCGCGCTGCCGGAGCACCTCGCGCCCTCCCGGTCGAGGCCGGCCGCGGGGGGACGACCCCAAACCAACCCGACCAACCCGGAGCGATGCGCACATGAGAATCGGACACGGATCGAGGGCAACTGCGCTGGTGCTGCTTGCGGGATGCCTCTCCACCGCGCTGGCGCCGCCGGGCGCGAGGGCCCAGGGAGGCTACCTGATCTTCCAGGCCGGATACTACGTGCCCACCCAGGATCTGGGCCTTCTGGCAGATGCCGGCTTCGGGCAGGCGGTCGAGTTCGGCGAGCGCGAACGGAGCTTCGCCTACTCCCTCGGGCTGGAACTCGCCGTTTCCGGGCCCATCTCGGGGCGCGCGACGCTGGCGTACGCGACGAGCGCGGACCTCGCCGTCTCGGCCGGCATGTGTCCGGAGTGCGAGGCTCGCAACAACCTCCTCAACGCCACTGCCGCCCTCGTCTTCCGCCCGCTTCCCAGCGGCGTTCCCGTTCAACCGTACCTGCTGGGTGGCGGTGGCGTGAAGCACTACGACCTGGAGTCGCTGGACGCGCTGCACCGGTCGCCCCTGCACGATCAGACCCGGAGGACCATGCTGCTCGGCGCGGGCATCGAGGTGAGGATGGGTCCGCTGCGCATCGTCACCGAACTCTCCGACTACATCAGCCCGATCTTCGCCGACAACGACGTGGAGACCACGCAGCACGATCTGTTCTGGACGGCGGGGCTCATGCTGGGGAGTGGCTGAAGCGGCGCCGAGCTTGGCGGAAAGGGCGAGGAAACATATCTTTCTCATTCTGTGCCGTTGTGTTTGGCACGGTGTTTCGATCCGTCGATTTCGAGGTCTTGGACGAGTTGGAGGTGAGCGTGCCTGAATCCGCGCCCCATGAGAAGGTGATCGATTCCGTAGCTGTGGACGCCAAGCGCATCCTGCTGCGGTATGGGACGCCCATCGCAATCCTGGATCGCGTCTCGGAAGTAGACCGGATCGCGCTCGCCCGCCAGGTCAGCCGCACGCGTCTGCCTGACCGCGAGCCGCGGCTGAGAGCGCTGCTGGAAGAGCACGGGTACCTCCAGGTGGACTGACATCCGGGGACGCGGGACCTGCGGATCGAATGGAGTCCGCGCCGCGTCTGCGTGGGACGGGAGGTTTCATGAGGGCATCGCACTCCTCTCGCTGTCTTGCCCTTTCACTGGTTCTGCTGTGGGGATGTGGCGGGACTGCGCCGACGCGCGTCGAGCCCACCACCGACCAGGTGGCGCAGTCGAGCCGGGGAATGGTGGTCGCGGCCCAGCCGCTTGCGACCGCCGCGGGCGTCGAAATGCTCGAGCGGGGCGGCAACGCGGCCGATGCGGCGGTGGCCGCGGCATTTGCGGTATCGGTGGTGGAGCCGAGCATGAACTCGATCGGCGGGCGCACCCAGATACTGGTGCGAACCGCGGAAGGGACCTTTCACGGCATCGACGCCACCACCCAGGCCCCGGACACCTACGATCCCGACACGGCCCCTCAGGCCGGTTACGGGTATCCCACCGTGGGATTGCCGGGGGCCGTCGCGGGGCTCACCCGCCTCCTCGACGAGCACGGCACGCTTCCGCTGGCCACCGTAATGGAGCCGGCCATTCGGTACGCCTCCGAAGGCTTCGTGCTCCTGCCCGGTGAAGCCGCCCGCCAGGCATCGACTTCAGAGCAACTGCGGGAATCCGAGGGCGCGACCCTGTACTACATCGAGCCGGACGGATCGCCGTACGACGCGGGCGACCATTTCGTGCAGAGCGATCTGGCGATGGTGCTGCGCCGCATCGCTTCCGGAGGCGCCGACGCCTTCTACCGGGGCGAGATCGCGAGGGCCATGGCCGACGACATCGTGGGCGCGGGCGGGCACGTCACGGCCGGCGCGCTCGCCGGCTACCGCGCCGAGGATTCCCGCGTGGTGCGGGGCAGCTACCGCGGCCACGAGCTGGTGGGCACGTTCACCCCGGCTGCCGGGGCAATGACCATCGGCATCCTTCAGATCATCGAGAACTTCGACATGGCGGGGGCCGACGAGACGACGTGGGCCCTGGTGGTGGGGCAGGCGCTTGCGCTCGGCTTCGAGGCGGCGCGCACCCACCGCGGACCCGACGCGTGGCAGCTGCTCACGTCGCGGGAATGGGCGCGCGAGCAGGCCGAACGCGTCCATCTGCCGGTGGCGGCGGCGGCCATGGGACCGGAGCCCGCAGCTGCGCCCCGGGCTTCCCCGGAGACCGGAGCTACCTATTTCGCAGGCCCGGACGACGACGGACACACCACGCACCTTTCGACCGCGGACGCCGACGGCATGGCGGTGTCGCTCACCCAGACCATCGGGCCGGCGATGGGCTCGAAGATCGCCACGCCGGGGCTGGGCTTCCTCTACGCGGCGACCCTGGGAGGGTATCTGGGCCGCCTCGAGCCGGGCGAGCGGGCGCGCTCCAACATCGCCCCGTTCATGGTACTGGACGGCGACGATCCGATGCTGGTGCTGGGCGCTGCCGGGGGAGCACGCATCGTCTCGGCCGTCGTGCAGGCGGTATGCCGGGTCGTCGATCAGGGGCTCTCCCTTCCCGAGGCGCTGGCCGCCGCACGCCTTCATCCGATGCAGGGATCGCTGAACTCACCGGGCTCCGAGAGCGGGTTCCAGATGGAGACGTCGCCGGATATCGGCTGGTCCCCGGAGGTCATCGCGGAGTTGCGTCAGCTCGGTTTCGCGGTGCAGGAGGTGCCACGCTCCGGCGCGTTCGGACGCATCCACGGGATGTCGTACGATGCCACCGCCTCCTCCTGGACGGGGGCCGCGGATCCGGACTGGGAGGGGAGCGCGGCGGCGCCTCGCAACTGACCTGGGCTCGACTCACGGGACGCTCCCGGGGCAGCCGCTTGCGTTGGCGGGGGCCCCGCATGCCGTGGAAGTGCAACCGGCGGCGTCCGCAAACGCCGACCGCTGACAAGGAATCCGGAGATGGGAACTGCTGTTGACGCCCCGCGCCGCCGTGTGCTGAGTCTTCTCTTCGTGCTGACCGCGAGCGCATGTTCGTCGGGCGACGCCCCCGAGTTCGACGTCATCCTGCGCGGCGGCATCCTGCAGGCCGTGGGCGACGCCCCCGAGTTCGTCACGGATCTGGCAGTGCGAGGAGACCGGATCGCGGCGATGGGCGATCTCGCCGGCTACACTGCGCGCGACACCCTGGACATCGCCGGTCTCCACGTCTCCGCAGGCTTCATCGACGTTCATTCGCACGCGGGCTCGGGACTCGACACGGAAGACCGCAGCCACGCCGAGCCCCTGCTGGCGCAGGGCATCACGACGGTGGTGGTGAACCCCGATGGCGGAGGGCCGATGGACCTGGCCCTGCAACGGGCGGTGCTGCTCGAAGACGGGCTCGGGGTGAACGTGGCGCAGCTGGTGCCCCACGGATCGGTGCGCAGGGCGGTGCTGGGGATGGACGATCGGCTGCCGGGCCCCGACGAACTGCAGGAGATGAAGGCCCTGGTGCGGGAGGGCATGGAGGAAGGGGCGTTCGGCATGTCGTCTGGACCGTTCTACGCCCCCGGAAGCTACTCGGATACCGATGAGCTGACGGCCCTCGCCGAGGTCGTGGCCGAGTACGGTGGGGTCTACACCAGCCACATCCGCGACGAGTCGAACTACACCATCGGCCTGGTCGCGGCGGTGGAGGAAGTGATTACGGTGGCGCGCTCGGCGGGATTGCCGGGGGTGGTGACCCACATCAAGGCGCTCGGGCCGCCGGTGTGGGGCAAGTCGGCGGAGGTGATCGCCGCCATCGAGGCGGCCCGCGCGGAGGGGGTCGAGGTGTACGCGGACCAGTACCCGTACGAGGCCTCTTCAACGGGGCTTTCGGCGGCGCTTCTGCCGCGCTGGGCACAGGCAGGGGGAGGCGATTCACTCACGGCTCGCCTCGCCGATCCCGCCACGCGCGCACGCATCCGCGAAGAGATGGAAGCCAACCTCGCGCGCCGCGGAGGGGCGGACCGCCTCCAGTTCCGCCGCTTCCGCCCTGAGCCGTCGATCGAGGGCCGCACCCTGGAGGATGTCGCCATCGCCCGCTCTCTCCATCCTCTGGACGCGGCTCTGGAGCTGATCGGGGAGGGAGGAGCGTCGGTCGTTTCCTTCAACATGAGCGACGACGACATCGCCGCCTTCATGATCCAGCCCTGGACCATGACGGCCTCCGACGGGGCGCTGCCGGAGTGGCAGGTTGGCGTGCCGCATCCGCGCGCCTACGGCACCTTCCCGCGCAAGCTGCGCAGGTACGTGGTGGAGGACGGCACCGTAAGCCTGAAGGCGGCCATCCGCAGCATGACGTCCCTTCCCGCGGACGTCTTCGGTCTCCGAGGTCGAGGGAGGCTCGTCATGGGGGCGGTCGCGGACATCGTGGTCTTCGACCTGGAGGAGGTCCGCGATCTCGCCACCTACACGGACCCGCACCAATTGTCGCAGGGTATGGTGCACGTTTTCGTGAACGGCACGGCGGCGATCCGTGACGGGGCCTTCACCGGCGAGCGTGCCGGGCGGGTGCTCCGGCGAGCGGATCGCTAGAAGGCTCGCCGGGCTTCGCGCGTTCGTCGCTACCAGACATCAATCCGGCAAGAGCCGAACCCCGGCATGAAGGTCCGCAACGTCGCAATCATCGCCCATGTCGATCATGGGAAGACCACCCTCGTGGACCAGATGCTCCGCCAGGCAGGGGTGTTCCGCGAAAACCAGCACGTGCGCGAGCGGGTGATGGATTCGAATCCGCTGGAGCGGGAGCGGGGCATAACGATCCTCTCCAAGAACACTTCCGTGCGCTGGGGCGAGTTCAAGATCAACATCGTGGACACTCCGGGCCACGCCGACTTCGGAGGCGAGGTCGAGCGCATCCTGCGCATGGTGGACGGGGTGCTGATCCTGGTCGACGCCGCCGAGGGACCGATGCCCCAGACCCGGTTCGTAACGGCCAAGGCGCTCGAGCTGGGCCACGCGCCGGTGGTGGTCATCAACAAGGCCGACCGCCCGGACGCGCGCGCCGAAGAGGTCCACGACGAGGTGCTGGAGCTGTTCATGGACCTCGAGGCCACCGACGAGCAGCTCGACGCCCCCTTCCTGTACGCCTCGGGTCGGGAAGGATGGGCGACACCGGATGCCGATGGGCGCGGCGCCGATCTCGCGCCGCTGTTCGCGGCCGTCGTGGATCACGTGCCCGCTCCGCCCGTCGAACCGGCGGGGCCCTTCCAGATGCTGGTCTCGACGCTGGACCATTCCTCCTATGTCGGACGCATCGCGATCGGCCGCGTCGAGCGCGGGCGCATCCGGCCCGGCCAGGAGGTGGCGCTGCTGCCGATGGGCGCGGCCGGCATGGTCGAGGAGGATGACGCGGCCCGTTCGCGCGCCCTCAAGGTGTATGGATTCGACGGTCTGGAGCGCGTGGACATCGCGGAAGCCGGTGCGGGAGACATCGTGGCGGTGGCGGGCGTCCCGGGCGTGGAGATCGGCAGGACGCTGGCCGATCCGGAGCACCTCGAGCGCCTGAACGGCATCGCCGTGGAGCGGCCCACGATATCGGTCGACTTCGTCGTCAACGACTCGCCCTTTTCCGGCGAGGGGAAGTACGTGACCACGCGCCAGCTCCGCGAGCGGCTGTTCCGGGAGATGGAGCGCAACGTCGCCCTGAAAGTGGAGGCGACCGACCATCCGGACACCTTCCGGGTCGCCGGGCGGGGCGAGCTGCACCTCTCCATCCTCATGGAGACCATGCGCCGCGAGGGCTACGAGTTCCAGGTCTCCCGCCCGCGCGTGCTCATCCGCGAAGGCCCCGCCGGCGAGCCTCTGGAGCCCTACGAGGAGCTGGTGGCCGAGACGCCGGAAGCCCGGGTGGGCACCGTCATCGAGAAACTGGGCGGGCGGCGGGGCGAAATGCTCGAGATGAGACCGACGGACCGGGGGCCGATTCGCCTGCGCTTCCGTATTCCGGCACGCGGCCTGTTCGGCTACCGCACCGAGTTCCTCACCGACACCCGCGGGGACGGGCTGATGCACCACCGCTTCCTGGAGTACGGGCCGTGGGCGGGGGCGCTGCCCGGACGCGACCGTGGCGCCGTGGTGGCCGACCGCCGTGGCGCCGCGGTGGCGTACGCCATCTTCGGCCTGCAGGAGCGCGCCACCTTCTTCCTGAAGCCCGGCGCCCCGGTCTACGAGGGCATGATCGTCGGCGTGCACGTCCGAGCGGGCGACCTGGACGTCAACATGTGCAAGGGAAAGAAGCTCACCAACATCCGGGCGGCGGCCGCGGACGACAACATCCGGCTGGAGCCGCCCCGCGTAATCACGCTGGAATCCGCTCTGGAGTTCATCGCGGACGACGAGCTCATCGAAGTAACCCCGGGCGCAATCCGTCTGCGCAAGCGAATCCTGGATGCCGGGGCCCGCCGGAAGGCGGCGCGCCGCAGAAGGTGAGACCATGACCGACAACTCGGCGGCGTGCGGCGGCCCGGACGGTGAGAACGGGTTCGGCCGCTTCTTTCTGCCCGGTCCCACAGAGGTGCGGCCGGCGGTGCTGGCGGCCCAGAAGCGGGCTCTCATCGGGCACCGCGGCGAACCCATCAACGCGCTCATGCGCGAGATTCAGCCCGGGTTGCGGGAGGTGTTCGGCACATCGCGGCCGGTACTGTTGTCGACCTCGTCCGCCACCGGCCTCATGGAGGCGGCGGTGCGCAACGGCGCGCGGGAGCGGGTGCTGTCGCTCGTGAACGGGGCGTTCTCCGAGCGCTTCGCCCGCATCGCGCGCGCCTGCGGGTTCGAGGTGGACGTTGTCGACGCGCCGTGGGGCGGCGTGCACGATCCGGATTCCGTGCGGGCCCGCCTGCAGGCGGGGCGCTACGACGCCGTGACCATGGTGCATTCCGAGACCTCCACCGGCGCTCTCAACCCTATCGCCGACCTGGCGGCGGCGGTGCGGGAGTTCCCGGACACGCTGGTGCTGGTCGATGCCGTTACCAGTGCGGGAGGCGCCCCGGTGCAGGCGGACGAGCGGGGCCTCGATTTCGTGCTCGCCGGTTCCCAGAAGGCGATGGCGCTGCCGCCGGGGCTGGCGTTCGGCGTCGCGTCGGAGCGCATGCTGGAGAGATCCGCGAGCGCGGCACGCAAGGGGGTCTACTTCGACCTGGTCGCGTTCTCCAGTTCTCTGGCGAAGGCACAGACGCCGAACACGCCCGCGGTGACGCTGATGTACTCCCTGGCGGAGCAGTTGCGCCACATCTCGGCGGAGGGCCTGGAGAGACGCTGGGCGCGCCACGCGGCGATGGCGCGAAGGTGCGCCGATTGGGCGGACGCGTCGGGAGAGCGCATCGGTGCGGGGCTGTCGGTGCTGGCACCGGACGGTTTTCGTTCGCCCACAGTGACCTGCCTGCTCCTGCCCCCCGGGCGGACCGGTCCGGAGGTCGCGCACGCGATGAAGGAGCGGGGGTTCGTGATCGGAGCAGGATACGGCAGACTCAAACCGCGGTCGGTGCGCATCGGCCACATGGGAGACCACACGGTGGAGGAACTGGATCGGGTGCTGGGGGCGTTGGAGGAGGTCCTGCGGGCACCCCCGGGGCAGGGGCTTGCCGGAGGAAGGCGATGAGCGCGCGCGGCCGCCGGTACGTGGTCGGTGTTGCCGACCAGGTCTCACCCTCGGGGCTCGGCGCGCTCACCGGCGACGAGCGCTTCGAGGTGCGCTGGCTGGCGGAGCGTCCGGCGGCGGAGAAGGAACGAGCGATAACCGGGACGGACGCCATTATCGTGCGCAGCGCCACCCGGATCACCCGGGAACTGATCGAGGCGGCGTCCAGCCTGAAGGTCATCGGGCGGGCCGGAGCCGGGGTGGACAACATAGACCTCGACGCCGCCACCGAGCGCGGCATCCCGGTGCTGAACGCGCCCGCGGGCAACACCGTCTCCGCCGCGGAGCTCACCTTTGCGCTCATTCTGGCGCTCGCGCGCAAGGTCGTGGCCGCGGACCGGTCGGTGCGCGAGATGACCTGGAAGACGCCGGGACTCTCCGGGGTCGAGCTCAACGGCAAGACGCTCGGGCTGGTCGGGGCCGGGAGAATCGGCGGGGAGGTGGCGCGCCGCGCCCGCGCCTTCGGCATGAGGGTGCTGGTCTACGATCCCTATCTGCCCGCAACCCGCGCCGAGGAGCTGGACGCGCAGCCGAGCGGCCTCGACCACGTGATCGAGCAGGCGGACTTCCTCAGCCTCCACGTGCCCCTCACTCCCTCCACCACGTCCATGATCGGGGCGAAGCAGCTGCGCCGAATGAAGCAGTCGGCCTACCTCGTCAACGCGGCTCGCGGCGGGGTGGTGGACGAGGACGCGCTCGCCCGCGCCCTCCGGGAGGGATGGTTGGCGGGCGCCGCACTGGATGTCTTCCGCCAGGAGCCGTTGTCGGCGTCCAGCCCTCTCCTGGGGAGCCCGAACCTCATCCTCAGTCCCCACCTGGGGGCCTCCACCGCGGAGGCGCAGGAGCTGGTGGCCTCCGAGATCGCGTCGGCCGTGCGCGGAGCGCTGCTCGACGGCGATCTCTCCCGGGCCGTGAATGCGCCCGGCATCGATGGCGCAACGCTGCGCAAGCTGCGTCCCCTGCTGGAGCTGGGAACCCGGATCGGGCGTCTCGCGTGCGCGCTCGCTTCCGGAGGCATCCGGGGGGTGCAGGTGCGTTACAGCGGTGCCTCGGAAGAGGCCCCCGGCCCGCTTACCGCCGCGGTGCTGTGCGGGCTGCTGGAGGACATCGTCGGAGGAACGCGCGTCAACGCCGTCAACGCGGCCCGTCTCGCCGAAGCGCGCGGCATGAGGGTGGTGGCGGCGCGCGCGACCCGGCATCCCGATTACTCCGAGTACCTGGTCACCGAGGTGGAGGCGGAGGGCGGCCTGTTGCGCGTCGCGGGAGCGCTGCTGGAGGGCACCCACCCCCGCATCGTCGGCATCGGCGGCTTCTCCATCGACCTGGAGCCGCGCGGATCCATCGTCATCGTGCGCAATCAGGACAAGCCCGGGGTGATCGCGGGAGTGGGCACGGTGCTGGCGTCCATGGGCTTCAACATCGCCGGATACCACCAGGCCCGCCTGGAGCCGGGCGGGGACGCCATGGCGGCGGTCTCGGTGGATGGCGAGATCACGCAGGAGCTGCTGGATCGCCTGCGCGAACTGGACCAGATCTCCTACGTCAAGGCGGCCCGCCTGGGATAGGCGGCCACGCGCCGCTCATCCGGCCCGGCCGGGCCGCTGCCTCAGGGGATGACGTTGTAGCGCCGCAGCACCTCCAGCGTCTCGTCGATGGGCAGGGCCTCCGCGGTGTTCCCCATCCCCGAAACGGTGGTGGCCTTGAAGAGCGAGTTGTAGACGGCCTCCTCGGTGGCTTCCACGGTGGCCAGGAAGAGCGACGACATGCGGTTGTTAGCGACCTCCTCGACGGCCAGCACGTCGTCCCCCCCACGCCGCACACCGGATGCAGTCGAGAAGGCGATCACGTAGTCGCCCGAGCCGTTGCCGGCGAACGATCCGGTGCGCGCCAGCCCCATCATGGCCCGCCGCGCCACGCGCTCGAGCTTGAGGGGGGAGAGGGGCGCGTCCGTCGCGACCACCATCATGATGGATCCCTGCCCCTCGTCTCCGCCTCCCCGCCCTTCGCCCTGGTCCGCGCCGAAGGGTGTGTCGCTGCCCGGCGCCGTCCCCTGAAACGAGTAGCGCCCCAGCTCGCGTCCCACCGGCGCCCCCGCGATCGAGAGGATGCCGCCGAAGTTGGACTGCACCAGCACGCCCACCGTGTACCCGCCCAGCTCGTCGGGCACCACCCGGCTGCTGGTGCCGATGCCGCCCTTCCAGCCGAACGCGCGGGTCCCCGTGCCGGCCCCCACCGACCCCTCCTCGACCGGGCCGGTGCGGGCCGACTCGAGTGCCGCGCGCACGTGCTCGGGAGTGATCGGCCGTGATCGGATGTCGTTCAGGCCGCCGTCGTTGGTCTCGCCCACGACCGGGTTGATGGAGCGCACCCCCTCCATCCCCTCGCGGGCCAGCATCCACTCCGTGAGAGCGTCCGCCGCCTTCCACACGCACAGCGTGCAGGTGAGCAGGACGGGCGTCTCCAGCTCCCCCAGCTCCCGCACCTGGGTCACGCCGAGCAGTTTGCCGAAGCCGTTGCCGACGTGCATTGCGGCCGGCACCCGGTCGCGGAAGACGTTCCCTCCGTGTGGCCGGATGGCCGTCACCCCGGTACGGACGCGGTCGCCCTCGCGCACAGTGGCGTGCCCCACCAGCACGCCCTCCACGTCCGTGATCGCGTTGTAGGGGCCCGGAGCGAAGATGCCTGGCGCGATCCCGACGTCGCGCGCCCGGGGCCGGGGTTCTTCCTGGGCGGAAGCCGCGGGAGCCCCCGAGCCGAACCCCGCAGCGACGAGCGCAGCGGCGGCGATGAGTGGTCGCGGCCGGAATGAACGGCGACGGGTTCGCGCGGCGGGAAACGGAAGGGGCGAAGACAGGACGTTCACGGTCGCGCTCCGGTTCAGGTGGTCGGCAGCCCGCGGAAGAACCCCTCGCGCGGATTCATCCACCGACTGCCAGGGTATCGACGATCA
The nucleotide sequence above comes from Gammaproteobacteria bacterium. Encoded proteins:
- a CDS encoding P1 family peptidase, which encodes MAPGIFAPGPYNAITDVEGVLVGHATVREGDRVRTGVTAIRPHGGNVFRDRVPAAMHVGNGFGKLLGVTQVRELGELETPVLLTCTLCVWKAADALTEWMLAREGMEGVRSINPVVGETNDGGLNDIRSRPITPEHVRAALESARTGPVEEGSVGAGTGTRAFGWKGGIGTSSRVVPDELGGYTVGVLVQSNFGGILSIAGAPVGRELGRYSFQGTAPGSDTPFGADQGEGRGGGDEGQGSIMMVVATDAPLSPLKLERVARRAMMGLARTGSFAGNGSGDYVIAFSTASGVRRGGDDVLAVEEVANNRMSSLFLATVEATEEAVYNSLFKATTVSGMGNTAEALPIDETLEVLRRYNVIP